CCGTGATGGCGATGATGTTGCGCATCATCGGCAGCGTCACGTACCAGATCCGCTGCCACCAGTTGGCGCCGTCGATGGCCGCCGCCTCATAGAGCTGGTCGGGCACCGATTTCAGCGCCGCCAGATACATGATCATGAAGAACGGCGCGCCGACCCAGATATTGACCAGGATCACCGAGAACCGCGCCCAGTTGGCATTGCCGGTCCAGGGGATCGGCCCGGCATTGAAGGCGCTCAGCGCATAGTTGAAGGCGCTGTAGGACGGGTCGAACAGCCACAGCCAGGCGAGCGTGCTCATCGCCGGCGGGATCACCCAGGGGATCAGCAGCATGCCGCGCCATTTGCGCTGGCCCTTGGCCGGGATGTTGTGGACGAAATGGGCGACGATGAAGCCGATCAGCGCCTTGAAGATCACCGCGCTGATGGCGAACAGGCAGGACTGCCAGACCACCATCCAGAAGGTTTCGCGGGTGAACAGGAACTGGATGTTGCCGAACGGGATATAGCCGCAAATGGCATCCGGCAGCCATTGGCAGTTCCGCATCCAGGCCACGCTGGTCATCGATTTTCTCAAAGTCGACAGATAGATGGCGTAGAACGCCGGGTACACCACCAGGGTCAGGATCAGCAGGATCAACGGCAGCGCCATGAAGAAGGCGATGGTCGATTTGCGCTGCAGGAATTTGCGCAGGCCCGACGGCCGGGCCTTGGCGCGCACGCGTGTTGATGTCGTGGCATTCGAAG
This portion of the Phreatobacter stygius genome encodes:
- a CDS encoding carbohydrate ABC transporter permease, translating into MVDTALSSNATTSTRVRAKARPSGLRKFLQRKSTIAFFMALPLILLILTLVVYPAFYAIYLSTLRKSMTSVAWMRNCQWLPDAICGYIPFGNIQFLFTRETFWMVVWQSCLFAISAVIFKALIGFIVAHFVHNIPAKGQRKWRGMLLIPWVIPPAMSTLAWLWLFDPSYSAFNYALSAFNAGPIPWTGNANWARFSVILVNIWVGAPFFMIMYLAALKSVPDQLYEAAAIDGANWWQRIWYVTLPMMRNIIAITALFSTIVTFANFDIVRVLTAGGPLDKTHLFATWAFRIGIEGGDIPLGASVSLFMVPILAIAAIFILRDITKRGNEA